AAATGGCACCATGGGCATAGTGTGATGTTGTCATCTTTCCCTATGGTCAGCCCTGTGGACTGGGAAAAATTGCGAAGCTCATCAATGCTGGAAAAATTGATTCCTCTGAATTGATCACAATGAAGACACTGAAGGTACTACCGTCATTTCTTTGAACTAGCTATGTTTCTGTTTTCTTCTTTGCAACATCAACTTCTCTGTCACACTTTATCAGGATACAAGTGCCATTGGAAAACAAATAAAGGATGGGATTCGGTTAATGGGCCGTGGTGCAGAAGAAATCAAATGGCCAATTCACCTCGAGGCAAGCAGAAGCTAGTTCGAAATAGTTAAATCTTATCAATTTTCATAagcatatactccctctgtaaacaaatataagatgttttagatCACTGATctagaacatcttatatttgtttacagagggagtagtttctTGTTCATTTCAAGTCCTCCATTCTCAGGACTATCATGCACGTTTTCATAGTCTGATTCTCAGTTTCTTGCTGCATGCGGCGACACATAATTCGAACATGTAAATGTATCTGTTCCGCCGAGTGCCATTTAGCCATTATAATGATACCACAGAATGTGCTCATTTAGTTATGTATTTGCATGACCTGCCTGCCCATTGCTTGCAATCATGTTTAGTACAAGTAGTGGCTCTTTTGTAAAGGCAATGAGGGAATTCCAACTGCGAGTGTAATTAATATAGCTTTCCTATTGCTGAATATTGTTTGGCATGTGCCCAACTAATACAATATGGTTCATATATAAGTTTGTAATAGATGATGGCAGTGACAAATAAAAACATCATGATTTTACTTGCAATGTATTTTAAGTGAAATTATATTGCTTTGATTATCAAGATATAACATTTTTCAACTTTTAAGAATGGTTACACATACTAGGCCAGCTGTGAACATTGGTGCTGTGGATTGGATTTGATATATTATGTATCCAAATTTTACGAATCCCTTCCTAAGCAAATGTAAATTGGCAGGTATCAAGGGCGACTGCAAGGGCGAAAGCTGCAGTTGAAGCAGCAGGTGGAACTGTAAGATTGGtgtactacaacaagcttgggTTCAGGGCACTACTCAAACCTGAATGGTTTGCAAAGAAGGGCCGCCTTATACCAAAAGCGGCGAGGCCTCCACCCAAGCAACGAGACAAGGTTGATAGCATTGGCCGGCTACCTGCTCCCACGAAGCCACTTCCCTTCACATCGGAGGAATTAGAGTTTACTGCCAAGCGTGAAGCTGCTAAAGTGATCGCTGCATAGGAGGGAGTACAAATCACTGAAGAAGCCCATCCGAACTTTTATTACTTACATAAGTCTTGCACCGGGCATGTATAACAATCACTTGCTCTTTCCTATAGGTGTATTCCTTGTGGGATCCATGTGTTTCCTTGTCATTTGTGCTACGCGGGAATGACATTTTCTTCTTCCGGTGGCAGTAGTACCTCCTGGTAAGCACCAGGGCTGGCCGGTAAAATATCCTGTAACAGTCTTTTGAGAGATCAGTTCATTGTTTTCACTAATAGAAACTTTTTCTCTAGGACAATCAGTTTCAGCACTAACTGTACTTCAGAAATGTCTGCCAAACACTATAGGACAAAATATGGCTTTTGGTGTACCTTAAGAAAAAAAGGAGCATCTGTCaaaaagtaaaaaagaaaaagaaaacaagtGGTAATTAGTTTTAGGACCCCAATAGCCAATGAACCTTACCTGGGAAGGGATGGCAATATTAGTTGCCACGAGCATTGCAATTTTAGTTAGTGAGCATGACAACTACGCTGTAGTTTTATTTTTCATCATAAAATTGCCGTGCTTGCAAATTTAAATCGTCATCTTTGCCCATCCTTGTGATAACTAATGTTGCCATCAAAATGTTTGCAATTGCCACCCTTCCTAGAGAACGTCCGCTGAATAACATCACCCTGGTTTTAGCACAAAGAACTTCTCTAACAATTTCTATAGGTTCAATGTAAGATCTATCTGCTGTTTAATCATCACATCAATTTTTCCTTCAATTTTTATAGGGGCGATATCTTTAGCAATTTATTGGTAAAGAGCATAAGGAATGGGACAAGAATTCTTATGAGGGAAAGATGAAACTGTTATGTTTTTTTGA
The Aegilops tauschii subsp. strangulata cultivar AL8/78 chromosome 3, Aet v6.0, whole genome shotgun sequence genome window above contains:
- the LOC109776839 gene encoding uncharacterized protein, with the protein product MLRRASQLLRTIPAATVFPRRLPQPHRHPLPAPPAYLSPAPRQPSYFYATESAAAPAARPPKVPRPLRTVGSLLRLNDIRDNPGATQQKTRKGRGIGSGKGKTAGRGHKGQKARGTARFGFEGGQTPLRRRLPRRGFKNRFSLTFQPCGLGKIAKLINAGKIDSSELITMKTLKDTSAIGKQIKDGIRLMGRGAEEIKWPIHLEVSRATARAKAAVEAAGGTVRLVYYNKLGFRALLKPEWFAKKGRLIPKAARPPPKQRDKVDSIGRLPAPTKPLPFTSEELEFTAKREAAKVIAA